The Oceaniferula flava DNA segment GGCGTCCGATAGATAACCTCCCCACTTGTTGAGCGCCGAGACCGAGAGGTCCGGATGGGTCGGGTGGGGCACCGTTTTGCTGTAGTTTTCAAAGGCCAGCTTGCGGGTGGTTTGGGTCATGATGACTACCGGATTGGCTTCGCCACGCATGAAGGCACGGGTGCCGCCGAGGTGATCGAAATGGAAGTGGGTGTTGACCACGTGGGTGGGCAATCGACCCGTAAGGAAAAGACAAGCATCCGCCATGTAAGCCGCTCCGGCCGGAGTGCGGTAGGAATCGATCGCCAGGATCTTGTCCTTGCCGATGATCAGGCCGCCATTCGAGTGGGTCGACAGATCGCCGGATTTTCCACCTTTGGTAAAGGGAGTGGAAATCAGCGCGTAGACGCCCTCGTGCAGTTTCTCGATCCGGGCAAAGGGCTTTTCGCCAATCTTCTGGCCTTCCATCTCGCGCCCGTAGGCCTTGCGACCGAGTAGGGGCGATAGCAGCAGGGTCGCAGAGAATCCGCAGGAGGTGCCGAAGCAGCGCTTGAGGAAGGAGCGACGATCATTGTTCATCATGGCGGAACCTATGGACGGATCAGGCCGATGCAAATGATATGTCGTCTTAACTCGGGTGGCTTTGGAAGGTGTTGACGATGAAAGCCCCGAGCTACCCAGGCCTGTCCATGTCGTCCGCAGCCTGCGGTTTTCTTTTCAAACAGCGTCCTCTCGGTTCGTCGCCTTCGTGCAGAACGATGTCGGAATGCAGGAACTCGGCCGCATCGGCGGAATCCTTCACCTTGGTGGCGCTTCGTTTTAACATCTCCGCTTCAAACCCAGTCAATACGCTGGCTCGCAGTCCAGCCTCCCGCCACGGCGACTTCGGACCGCACGCTTTGGTGATGCCCCGCGCCAGCGCCAGCGCATCAAGCAGAGCTTGATTTGCCCCTTGTCCTTTGAAGGGACTCATCGGATGGGCGGCGTCGCCGATCAAGGTCACTTGCTTGCCTTTCTCTAACAAGTCCGCCGTCAGCAGAGCTCGATCATACACCGGGTAACCCGACACCTGCGCGGCTTCGGTGGTCGCTAAGATCTGGGGGATGGGATCGTGCCACTGACATCGCTTACAGGCCTCGTCCCTGAGCGCCTGAGCACCCTCGGCACTGAGCGCCTTGGCATCCTCTTCCGGCATGGGAAAGCTAAGCTGCCACATCACCGAGTCGGCAGTGAATGGCATCATGTAGATGCGCTCGTTGCCATTGGCGGTCTGGAAAACGGTGGCCGAATCCAACAAGTCATGTTCAAGCCGACCAAGATTTTCCAAGGGGCAAATACCCAGAATGACAATGCATCCCAGATAACGCAAAGGGGAGGCGTCTTCACCGATCAGTAAGCTGCGCACCGAGCTGCGAATGCCATCGGCCCCGACCAATAGGTCCGCCTTGGCGTGCTGGATGGTGCCGTCCACTTGAAAACTAAGATCCACTCCGCCAGCATCAATTTCCTGAAAATCCACCAGCTGATGCCCCCACTGCACCCGTTCATCGCCCCCGAGCTGTTCAAGCAGCGCCTGGCGCAACGACTGCCGCGCGATATGTACATTGGTGCGCTTCGGTGAGCTCTTGGCATCGCCCTGCAGCCACTTTCGGATGCCCCAGTCACCGATCACTTGGCCATCGGTGGTATGCACCAGATGGAGGGTGGAGATCACTCCGTCGTCCAAGGAGAAAACACCCAGCCCCTCAATCGCTTTGCTCGCTTGCTGCAAAGTGAGGCCATACCCCTGAGACCTGGCCGCAAAGCCGCGGTCGCGTTCATACAGAGTGAACGGAATGCCACGGTGCAAACAGGCCACCGCCAGAGCCACTCCTCCAATGCCACCACCAATGATCGCCAGGTGAGGGAAGTTCTCTGCATCCACCACGGTAGGGCTATGAGCAGTCATCAGTCCAGATCCACGACAGCTCAAGCAGGCTTCCACGTGCCCCTTAGGCCGAACCGGCACGGATCCTACGCCGTCCGCTTTCTCAAACTGATCCAGCTGGTTCTGATAGAGACGCCGCGCTTTACCCGATAGCCGAAGGGTCTTCGTGCCACGCCCCTGACACCTCGGGCAAATCGCCCAATGTCCTCCTTCATGATTAGCCTTTTCCACTTGCCTTTTATTTAGCCAGCTCAAGCACCCCCGACAATAAGATTAATCCTAGCCATTTCACCACCTTCCATAGCCCTCAGTGATACAAAAACCGCAGCCCCCAACAGCAGACCCAGCGGGTCGAAAGAAACTAGCGCGGGGTAAAACCCCGGGAACCCAAGCCCCCCACAGATCTCAAGTCGCAGCGGGACGATAGAAGGGGGGGCATGGGTACAGTGAAAATCACAGATTCTCGATTTCACTCCTTTCTGAACCTCTCCGCTTTAAAACCTGATGTTGAATACTGAACTCACCAGTCATCCGCGCAAACATGTCTTGCTTCTTCCAAAATCCGCCAGCACTCTTTGCGCGTGTCTAGTAAAGGATGGATCAGCGATACCGTCGGCGCCTGTGTGGCAGCCGGCATTCAAGAATATGTAGTCTGCGCGGGAGCCAGGAATCTGGAACTGGTGTCGGCTCTCGCCGATTATGCCGAGAGTGGCGATGCCGGTGAGGTGCGGGTGTTCTCGCACTTCGATGAGCGTGCGGCAGGATTTTTTGCCCTTGGTCGCACCATGGAAAACGGAGCTCCCTGTGCGGTGATCACCACGTCCGGAACTGCCGTGGCCGAGCTGCTGCCCGCCGTGGTGGAGGCCCATTACCAGCAGCGACCGCTGGTGATCGTATCGGCCGATCGTCCCGAGCGCTTCCGCGGCACCGGAGCCCCTCAAGCGATTGAGCACGTGGGGATTTTTTCCAAATACGTTGAAGGCTGCGAAGACATCGCATGGGTGGACACCCTGACACTATTCGACGGCTGGAGCGGCAAGCTGCCGTGGCATCTGAATATTTGCATCGAGGAAAACGAAGCGAAAGCCCGACTCTCCAAGGTCAGGGTGGGGGAAGTGCAAGCCCAGCGCGAAAATATCAACATGAGCCCGGTCTTCGACTGCATCAAAAATGCCTGGAAGGGCATGGTGGTGCTGTTGGGCGGGCTTGAGCCTGAGGACCGTGAAGAGGTGTGGCATGTCCTGCGCGACCTTGGCGCTCCGGTTCTGGCCGATAGCACAAGCGGCCTGCGCGAGGCACTCGGTAAGTTGGTTCTCGTGGATGGCGATCGCTTGCTGCGCGAGAACCCGCCAGCCTACGTGCTGCGCATCGGTGAGGTGCCGGTGGGGCGCTATTGGCGTGATCTTGAAGAGCTGCCAGCCGTCCAGGTGGTGTCGATTTCCCGCACAGGCTACGCCGGACTCTCACGCGATAGCCAGGTGATTACTGGCGATATCAGTCGCTGCATGCGTGCGCTCGGTGAGATTTCATCGGTGGGCGACGCGATGGATCATCTGAAACTCTCAAACAAACGACGCGGTAAGGTGAACGAATTGTTAGAATCTCTGCCGGAAAGCGAGCCAGGCATGGTGCGCATGCTCTCGGTGATGGCCACCATGGGCAGCAGTCTGTATTTGGGAAATAGTTTGCCGATCCGTGAGTGGAACGATTTCGCCCAGAGTGAGTTTCCTTACGAACTGGTGCGTGCGAACCGCGGAGCCAATGGTATCGACGGACAAATCGCCACCTGGCTGGGAGCCACGGCCGATGAGGAAAATGCTTGGGGCATCTTTGGAGATCTCACGGCTCTCTACGACATGGGAGCTCCTGCCTTGTTAGATCAGGTGCAGTGCCAAGGGCGTATGCTGGTGGTGATCAACAATGGTGGAGGACAGATCTTCAGCCGATTGCCCAGTGTGCAGGGGATGGATCCCGAAGTGACCGAGCTGGTCACCAACGAACACGAGCACGGGTTTGAGTCCTGGGCGAAGATGTGGAAGATGGACTATGTCCGTGTCGATGGCATGGAGGGCTTTGATTTCGAACCTGGTGACAAAACCACGGTG contains these protein-coding regions:
- a CDS encoding MBL fold metallo-hydrolase; amino-acid sequence: MMNNDRRSFLKRCFGTSCGFSATLLLSPLLGRKAYGREMEGQKIGEKPFARIEKLHEGVYALISTPFTKGGKSGDLSTHSNGGLIIGKDKILAIDSYRTPAGAAYMADACLFLTGRLPTHVVNTHFHFDHLGGTRAFMRGEANPVVIMTQTTRKLAFENYSKTVPHPTHPDLSVSALNKWGGYLSDASAIITNEEKAVTLDLGGRTVTITPMKGHTASDLVITDDLSGTTFAGDLVWDGIFPNFMSSSPSQWIKSVESIVKNTKGLIVPGHGSVCKNDSASTRSYRHLLAEIEKHARASREKGISSDRAAKDFHLPESLGDYRYFRNGFHEMAMDAWYRELAQ
- a CDS encoding FAD-dependent oxidoreductase; protein product: MTAHSPTVVDAENFPHLAIIGGGIGGVALAVACLHRGIPFTLYERDRGFAARSQGYGLTLQQASKAIEGLGVFSLDDGVISTLHLVHTTDGQVIGDWGIRKWLQGDAKSSPKRTNVHIARQSLRQALLEQLGGDERVQWGHQLVDFQEIDAGGVDLSFQVDGTIQHAKADLLVGADGIRSSVRSLLIGEDASPLRYLGCIVILGICPLENLGRLEHDLLDSATVFQTANGNERIYMMPFTADSVMWQLSFPMPEEDAKALSAEGAQALRDEACKRCQWHDPIPQILATTEAAQVSGYPVYDRALLTADLLEKGKQVTLIGDAAHPMSPFKGQGANQALLDALALARGITKACGPKSPWREAGLRASVLTGFEAEMLKRSATKVKDSADAAEFLHSDIVLHEGDEPRGRCLKRKPQAADDMDRPG
- the menD gene encoding 2-succinyl-5-enolpyruvyl-6-hydroxy-3-cyclohexene-1-carboxylic-acid synthase, translating into MSSKGWISDTVGACVAAGIQEYVVCAGARNLELVSALADYAESGDAGEVRVFSHFDERAAGFFALGRTMENGAPCAVITTSGTAVAELLPAVVEAHYQQRPLVIVSADRPERFRGTGAPQAIEHVGIFSKYVEGCEDIAWVDTLTLFDGWSGKLPWHLNICIEENEAKARLSKVRVGEVQAQRENINMSPVFDCIKNAWKGMVVLLGGLEPEDREEVWHVLRDLGAPVLADSTSGLREALGKLVLVDGDRLLRENPPAYVLRIGEVPVGRYWRDLEELPAVQVVSISRTGYAGLSRDSQVITGDISRCMRALGEISSVGDAMDHLKLSNKRRGKVNELLESLPESEPGMVRMLSVMATMGSSLYLGNSLPIREWNDFAQSEFPYELVRANRGANGIDGQIATWLGATADEENAWGIFGDLTALYDMGAPALLDQVQCQGRMLVVINNGGGQIFSRLPSVQGMDPEVTELVTNEHEHGFESWAKMWKMDYVRVDGMEGFDFEPGDKTTVVEIIPSSRQTETFWAKFEALK